A window of Elgaria multicarinata webbii isolate HBS135686 ecotype San Diego chromosome 2, rElgMul1.1.pri, whole genome shotgun sequence contains these coding sequences:
- the LOC134392146 gene encoding uncharacterized protein LOC134392146, with amino-acid sequence MMARKQAGKWAKYGKRYCGDWEGEAGLKDWVRRVPGDDSKAACRYCICEIRAHHSDLVAHSKTKKHKKHVALLSQPSHNAEKHPFEFDMRHSLQLEKQVSFEAEQDSFDEFKHTEMDESVNVCALKLAAHIACHMSIFTVDHLGCIIGGIAEKDISLHRTKCSTIIRDIIGPTVHTELLRDIGNGYYSLIIDESLDVSSQKQLCLMVRYFSNKLKCIVSSFVGIITLTASDSDLITEALLSFLNENKLNIKKCVGIAADGLSASICGHKNSLLKKFYELNPCGVFIKCICHSLYLCLSRAIDVLPLNLEYMISQTYLWFSHNTFHQKRYSELYAAINVGENALKMLQFTDTRWLSISPCINRILSQYDTLRLHFQSVKDNEKDYSAELLYQMYSEPVNRLYLVFLQPLVQEANRISKLFLLETVNPVKVITELVMFYQILLQRIVKPSAFPTWSSIMNYDLRSKRNYLPLSEVNLGQVFLSELVDAKLPSQIVEVIQMKCRDCVLELVNQIKIRLPPNVHHLESLSTLNPSVVLSPLRPAFLTLSFLSLYRGDHLKLEQQWRNLDTVSWTNTEDSQIEQFWVEVAKHTDEVGDKDFVELGLFALALLTLPFSSAAVEGTVSQMNLIKHKLKNRLQDSLLENILRIRAYMHRNKICCNQFQPSKEMISLFSSEFYAVANSKDNTQGYDDIF; translated from the coding sequence ATGATGGCACGCAAACAGGCTGGAAAGTGGGCGAAGTATGGTAAAAGGTACTGTGGAGACTGGGAAGGAGAGGCTGGCTTAAAAGACTGGGTTCGAAGAGTACCAGGAGATGACTCAAAAGCAGCATGCAGATACTGTATATGTGAAATCAGAGCTCACCATAGTGATCTTGTTGCACAcagtaaaacaaagaaacataagAAGCATGTTGCTTTGCTTTCACAGCCTTCACACAATGCGGAAAAACATCCATTTGAGTTTGATATGCGGCACTCGTTGCAACTTGAAAAGCAAGTTTCTTTTGAAGCGGAGCAAGACTCGTTTGATGAATTCAAGCATACAGAAATGGATGAATCTGTAAACGTGTGTGCTCTGAAACTGGCAGCACATATAGCTTGCCACATGAGCATTTTTACTGTAGATCACCTTGGATGTATTATTGGTGGAATAGCAGAGAAAGACATAAGCCTTCATAGGACAAAGTGCTCAACAATTATTAGAGATATTATAGGTCCTACTGTTCATACGGAGCTTCTTCGGGACATTGGCAATGGATACTACTCGTTGATCATTGATGAAAGTTTGGATGTGTCCTCCCAGAAACAACTGTGTTTGATGGTGAGATACTTCAGCAACAAGCTTAAATGCATTGTATCCTCCTTTGTGGGGATAATTACTTTGACGGCAAGTGATTCTGATTTAATCACGGAAGCCCTCTTATCATTCCTAAATGAAAATAAACTGAACATAAAGAAGTGCGTTGGCATTGCTGCTGATGGTCTCAGTGCAAGTATATGTGGCCATAAAAATTCACTCCTTAAGAAATTTTATGAACTCAATCCTTGCGGTGTCTTTATTAAGTGCATATGTCACTCCCTCTATCTATGCTTATCAAGAGCTATAGATGTGCTTCCCCTGAACTTAGAATATATGATTTCACAGACTTATTTGTGGTTTTCTCACAACACATTTCACCAGAAACGGTACTCTGAGTTGTATGCCGCAATCAACGTTGGAGAGAATGCACTGAAAATGCTGCAATTTACTGACACACGATGGCTTTCCATTAGCCCTTGCATTAATAGAATACTTAGCCAGTATGATACTTTGAGGCTGCATTTTCAGTCTGTAAAAGACAATGAAAAGGACTACAGTGCTGAGCTCCTCTATCAAATGTACTCTGAGCCTGTTAACAGACTTTATCTTGTTTTTCTTCAGCCTCTTGTCCAAGAAGCAAATAGGATCAGTAAGTTATTTCTCTTGGAAACTGTTAATCCAGTTAAAGTAATTACTGAGTTAGTGATGTTCTATCAGATTCTATTACAAAGAATTGTGAAACCTTCTGCCTTTCCAACGTGGTCATCCATAATGAACTATGATTTGCGAAGCAAGCGAAACTACCTGCCCCTCTCAGAAGTTAATCTTGGGCAAGTGTTTCTCTCAGAATTAGTAGATGCCAAACTTCCTTCTCAAATTGTAGAGGTCATTCAAATGAAGTGTCGGGATTGTGTTCTTGAGCTTGTAAACCAAATAAAGATTCGCTTGCCCCCAAATGTACATCATCTTGAATCACTCAGTACGCTTAATCCTTCAGTGGTTCTGAGTCCTCTAAGACCTGCGTTCTTAACTTTATCGTTTCTGTCCTTATATCGAGGAGATCATTTGAAACTGGAACAGCAATGGAGAAATCTAGATACAGTTTCTTGGACAAATACAGAAGATAGCCAGATAGAACAATTCTGGGTAGAAGTTGCAAAACACACTGATGAAGTGGGCGATAAAGATTTCGTTGAGCTAGGATTATTCGCCCTTGCACTTCTCACCTTGCCTTTCAGCAGTGCAGCAGTGGAAGGCACAGTTTCACAAATGAATCTGATTAAACACAAGTTAAAGAATAGGCTGCAGGACAGCCTGCTTGAAAACATCCTAAGGATCAGAGCCTATATGCACAGAAATAAGATTTGCTGCAATCAGTTCCAACCATCCAAAGAGATGATTTCTTTGT